In Novosphingobium sp. MMS21-SN21R, a single genomic region encodes these proteins:
- a CDS encoding phosphoenolpyruvate carboxykinase, translating into MNVSLASQGFPEPAELFANLGTAPLVEHAVRNGEGLLSVDGPLVVETGKHTGRSAKDKFIVRDAETENTVWWGKTNVAMTPEHFATLKADFIKALGEKDRLYVADLFGGSQPENRVNVRVINEFAWHNLFIRTLLVRPTTDELASFAPEYTIIDLPSFRADPERHGCRSETVVAVNFTEKLILIGGTAYAGEMKKSVFGILNYLLPVKGVMPMHCSANIGPNGDTAVFFGLSGTGKTTLSADASRTLIGDDEHGWSDTAVFNFEGGCYAKVIRLSAEAEPEIFATTKRFGTVLENVVIDPVTRTIDLDDNRLAENSRGSYPIDFIPNCSEKNLGPVPANLIFLTADAYGVLPPIARLTPDQAMYHFLSGYTARVAGTEIGVTEPEATFSTCFGAPFMPRHPSIYGNLLKERIAKGGVKCWLVNTGWSGGKATQEGIKRMPIKATRALLNAALDGSLNNATFKKDPNFGFEVPVEVAGVETRLLDPRGAWADGEEYDKTAQELVRKFVDNFQQFAEHVDQSVRDAAPVAA; encoded by the coding sequence CTGAACGTATCCCTCGCCAGCCAGGGATTCCCCGAGCCGGCAGAGCTTTTCGCAAATCTCGGCACCGCGCCGCTGGTTGAACATGCCGTCCGCAATGGCGAAGGCCTGCTTTCGGTCGATGGCCCGCTGGTTGTCGAAACCGGCAAGCACACCGGCCGCTCGGCCAAGGACAAGTTCATCGTCCGCGATGCCGAGACCGAGAACACCGTGTGGTGGGGCAAGACCAACGTGGCGATGACGCCTGAGCACTTCGCTACGCTCAAGGCCGATTTCATCAAGGCTCTGGGCGAAAAGGACCGGCTCTATGTCGCCGACCTGTTCGGTGGCAGCCAGCCGGAAAACCGCGTCAATGTGCGCGTGATCAACGAATTCGCATGGCACAACCTGTTCATCCGCACGCTTCTGGTGCGCCCGACCACGGACGAACTGGCCTCATTTGCGCCTGAATACACGATCATCGATCTGCCCAGCTTCCGCGCCGATCCCGAGCGTCATGGCTGCCGCAGCGAAACCGTGGTCGCGGTCAACTTCACCGAAAAGCTGATCCTGATCGGCGGCACGGCCTATGCAGGCGAAATGAAGAAGTCGGTGTTCGGCATTCTCAACTACCTGCTCCCGGTCAAGGGCGTGATGCCGATGCACTGCTCGGCCAACATCGGTCCGAACGGTGATACCGCCGTGTTCTTCGGTCTTTCCGGCACCGGAAAGACCACGCTTTCGGCCGACGCTTCGCGCACCCTCATCGGTGACGACGAGCATGGCTGGTCGGACACCGCCGTGTTCAACTTCGAAGGCGGCTGCTACGCCAAGGTCATCCGCCTTTCGGCAGAGGCCGAGCCGGAAATCTTTGCAACGACCAAGCGTTTCGGCACCGTGCTCGAAAACGTCGTGATCGATCCCGTGACCCGCACGATCGACCTGGACGACAACCGCCTTGCCGAAAACAGCCGCGGTTCCTACCCGATCGACTTCATTCCGAACTGCTCGGAGAAGAACCTCGGCCCGGTTCCTGCCAACCTCATCTTCCTCACGGCTGACGCATATGGCGTGCTGCCTCCGATTGCGCGCCTCACGCCCGATCAGGCAATGTATCACTTCCTTTCGGGCTACACCGCGCGCGTTGCCGGCACCGAAATCGGCGTGACCGAGCCGGAAGCGACGTTCTCGACCTGCTTCGGCGCGCCGTTCATGCCGCGCCACCCGTCGATCTACGGCAACCTCCTCAAGGAGCGCATCGCCAAGGGCGGCGTGAAGTGCTGGCTGGTCAACACCGGCTGGTCGGGCGGCAAGGCAACGCAAGAAGGCATCAAGCGCATGCCGATCAAGGCCACCCGCGCCTTGCTCAACGCCGCGCTCGATGGCAGCCTCAACAACGCGACCTTCAAGAAAGACCCCAACTTCGGCTTCGAAGTTCCGGTCGAAGTCGCTGGCGTCGAAACCCGCCTGCTCGATCCGCGCGGCGCGTGGGCCGACGGCGAGGAATACGACAAGACCGCACAGGAACTGGTCCGCAAGTTCGTGGACAACTTCCAGCAGTTTGCCGAACACGTCGACCAGTCGGTCCGCGACGCGGCACCTGTCGCGGCCTGA
- a CDS encoding response regulator transcription factor codes for MVSTPPATAAERTGLSDLPRTIALVDDDRNILTTVSIALQTEGFATRLYNDGDTALKAMLDNPPDLAVCDIKMPRMDGLELLRRLREKSDLPLIFLTSKDDELDEALGLSMGADDYIAKPFSQRLLVARIKAILRRSDIVRREAEEQEETGEPLPDPIRRGRLVIDPARHAVTWDDRPVSLTVTEFLILEALAMRPGVVKTRNQLMDAAYHDDVFVDDRTIDSHIKRLRRKFRAADSQFGAIETLYGAGYSFAED; via the coding sequence ATGGTCAGCACCCCACCTGCAACCGCAGCCGAACGGACCGGACTTTCGGACCTTCCCCGGACAATTGCGCTCGTGGACGATGATCGCAACATTCTGACTACTGTCTCGATAGCACTGCAGACCGAAGGCTTCGCCACGCGGCTCTACAACGATGGGGACACTGCGCTCAAAGCGATGCTCGACAATCCGCCCGACCTTGCGGTGTGCGACATCAAGATGCCGCGGATGGACGGTCTCGAACTGCTGCGCCGCCTCCGCGAAAAGAGCGACCTTCCGCTGATTTTCCTCACCAGCAAGGACGATGAACTGGACGAGGCGCTGGGCCTTTCCATGGGCGCGGACGACTATATCGCCAAGCCTTTCAGCCAGCGCCTGCTGGTTGCACGGATCAAGGCGATCCTGCGTCGCAGCGATATTGTCCGGCGCGAGGCGGAAGAGCAGGAGGAAACGGGCGAGCCGCTGCCCGACCCGATCCGGCGCGGGCGGCTGGTGATCGATCCGGCTCGCCACGCGGTGACCTGGGATGACCGGCCTGTCTCGCTGACGGTCACTGAATTCCTGATTCTTGAAGCGCTTGCCATGCGGCCGGGCGTGGTCAAGACGCGCAACCAGTTGATGGACGCGGCTTACCATGACGATGTCTTCGTCGACGATCGCACCATCGACAGCCATATCAAACGCCTGCGGCGCAAGTTCCGTGCCGCCGATTCGCAGTTCGGGGCCATCGAGACGCTCTACGGCGCGGGCTATAGCTTTGCCGAGGACTGA